In Cystobacter fuscus DSM 2262, the genomic stretch TGAGCGCGCACTACCTCGTGGCGCCTGGAGGCACGCTCTACCAACTGGTGCAGGACTCGCGCGCCGCCTGGCACGCCGGGGTGTCCTCGCTGTACGGGGAGACGAAGCCCAGCGTCAACCTGCGCTCCATCGGCATCGAGCTCACCAACGACGGCTCCGGCACGACGCCCTTCACGGAAGAGCAGTACCGCGTCCTGGAGCGGCTCGTGCCGTACCTGGCCCGCACGTACCGGGTGCCCAAGCAGAACATCCTCGGCCACCGCGACGTGGCCCCGGGCCGCAAGACGGACCCCGCCGACAACTTCGACTGGGCCCGTGTGCGCCGCGCCGTGGACGCCGTCCTCTGACGCGCCGCCAGACCGCATGCTCCTCCGGCCCCTCCCCCGAGGGGCCGGCCCATCGGCCCCGATCAGTCCCGCCGGCGCAAACGCAGCTGGATGCCGCTTCGGGGCCTGGCGAAGGGAACCAGGATGTACGAGAGATCCTGCCCCGGCACGAGCTCCCACGTGTAGTGCTTGAGCAGCAGCGCCAGCATCACGCTCATCTCCACCATCGCGAAGTGCTGCCCCAGGCAGATGCGCGGTCCCCCTCCGAAGGGGACGAACGTGCCCGGCTTGCGTTGCTCGTTGCTCTCGGAGCTGAAGCGCTCGGGATCGAAGCGCTCCCACGCCGGCCAGTGCTCGCTCGAGTGCGCCATCCGAATGGTCACGGGCACCATCCACCCCTTGGGGATGCGGTAGCCGTTGTAGACCACGTCCCGCGTGGTGACGCGGAAGGCCCCACCGATGGGGGGAATGAGGCGCATCCCCTCGTGGATGAGCTGCACGAGGTAGGGCATCGCCCGCAGCCCATCCAGGGTGAGCGGACCCTCCATGCCCGCCACCGCCTCGCGGCCCTTCTGGAGCACGTCCGGGTGCTGGGCCAGCTGCAGCATGAGGTTGCAGGTGGCGGTGACGGTGGTGTCGTGTCCGGCGAAGAGCAGCAACTGCAGCTCCTCGACGATGGCCTCTCGCGACAGGGGCTCCTCCCCCTCCCGGTGCCGCAGCAGCGAGCCCAGCAGATCCGGCGGCTGCTCGGTCCGCTTCTGCCGCTCGGCGACGAGCTCGTCCAGATAGGTGATCATCGCCTTCTTCGCGGCGAGCGCCCGTCCGAACGTCGTCCAGGGCAGGTTCACCGCCAGCGGGACGAAGAGCCCCGCCGTCCACGCCTGGAAGTGGCGCATCAGGAACGGCACGTCCACGCGGTCCTGGCCGAAGATGAGCGACAGGGCGATCTCGAA encodes the following:
- a CDS encoding cytochrome P450, whose translation is MTPQADTPSPAPENLPLPPGRTGLPLLGETLDFLRSSRDFAERRRRQYGPVFRSHVLGAPAAFLLGPDALQWIFAGEGKYLKNRWTSGVRQLLGANSLALLEGEEHLERRRLLAPHFSYATMRGFVPAIESLATRHFERWAALPGDFTLWPAMRELAFEIALSLIFGQDRVDVPFLMRHFQAWTAGLFVPLAVNLPWTTFGRALAAKKAMITYLDELVAERQKRTEQPPDLLGSLLRHREGEEPLSREAIVEELQLLLFAGHDTTVTATCNLMLQLAQHPDVLQKGREAVAGMEGPLTLDGLRAMPYLVQLIHEGMRLIPPIGGAFRVTTRDVVYNGYRIPKGWMVPVTIRMAHSSEHWPAWERFDPERFSSESNEQRKPGTFVPFGGGPRICLGQHFAMVEMSVMLALLLKHYTWELVPGQDLSYILVPFARPRSGIQLRLRRRD